Proteins encoded in a region of the Prunus persica cultivar Lovell chromosome G4, Prunus_persica_NCBIv2, whole genome shotgun sequence genome:
- the LOC18781510 gene encoding uncharacterized protein LOC18781510 — protein sequence MGNAVSPCFPQKTNLAVKVIFSEGTTRLLRGKHVAGEIMFEFPDQMVCHADSFFIGHPVPALAIDDELIHGQTYFVLPLDCFACRVLSASSLAALGSSSSPNKKAPINFGESPFEYIKGSNGKVLIKVVPDFITRLITRANNKEIDGPPVTSPSNSFLCSTPELQKHYEQLVGSKEQLWSPKLDTISEYKVRFSPCKFIGLEWKQKESEVM from the coding sequence atggGCAATGCAGTGTCTCCGTGTTTTCCACAGAAAACAAACTTAGCTGTAAAAGTTATATTTTCAGAAGGAACCACAAGACTCCTCAGAGGAAAGCACGTAGCTGGAGAGATCATGTTCGAGTTTCCAGACCAAATGGTTTGCCATGCGGACTCTTTCTTCATCGGCCACCCCGTCCCGGCGTTAGCCATAGACGATGAGCTCATTCATGGACAGACCTACTTTGTTCTCCCCCTTGATTGCTTCGCATGCAGGGTCCTCTCGGCCTCCTCGCTCGCCGCCTTAGGCTCCTCCTCAAGCCCCAACAAGAAGGCTCCGATTAATTTCGGAGAGTCCCCGTTCGAGTACATAAAAGGTTCGAACGGGAAGGTCTTGATCAAGGTTGTGCCAGACTTCATAACAAGGCTAATTACAAGAGCTAATAATAAGGAAATTGACGGGCCGCCTGTTACTAGCCCTAGCAATAGTTTTCTTTGTAGCACGCCTGAGTTGCAAAAGCACTATGAACAGCTTGTTGGGTCTAAAGAGCAATTGTGGTCGCCTAAGCTTGATACCATTTCTGAATACAAGGTTAGGTTTTCACCATGCAAATTCATAGGGCTGGAGTGGAAACAGAAAGAGAGTGAAGTCATGTAA